The following are encoded in a window of Saccharothrix longispora genomic DNA:
- a CDS encoding SDR family oxidoreductase, producing MTTGITGATGFLGSHLLRELLGSGDEPITALVRPKAHRPSRDRLMSALAAAGADTALLARADDLVTVVEGDVGKPRLGLDPTAYRRLADSLDTVWHSAALVALTGPRDPFTAQNVVGTQAVLDLAAAGVRRPRVHHVSTAYVAGGRRDGTVFEDELDDSAGFENYYEASKYDAEVLVRSWARRHHRPVNVYRPSLLLTDLPIPDGAPGHTFATLARIASPFLGDGPVAPSPLLTAADTYLSGMPGSDTSLPLPLPGRANGTINCLPVEHAVRMMLAVAARPPANLVDTYHLVSPHETANTDLLAAIAHHLPRMSLTFGSPPVAPSPVQRLFYDVVSPFLSFFRHDRRYDRRHLGEATKGIADPAPPDTAYLRAAVGSYLYHR from the coding sequence GTGACCACCGGCATCACCGGCGCCACCGGCTTCCTGGGCTCACACCTGCTGCGCGAACTCCTCGGCAGCGGGGACGAACCGATCACCGCCCTGGTGCGCCCGAAAGCACATCGCCCCTCCCGCGACCGGCTGATGAGCGCACTCGCCGCCGCGGGCGCCGACACCGCCCTCCTCGCCAGAGCCGACGACCTGGTGACCGTGGTCGAAGGCGATGTCGGCAAGCCGCGCCTCGGGCTCGACCCGACCGCGTACCGGCGGCTCGCCGACTCCCTCGACACGGTGTGGCACAGCGCCGCCCTGGTTGCCCTGACCGGTCCCCGAGACCCGTTCACCGCACAGAACGTCGTGGGCACCCAGGCCGTGCTCGACCTGGCCGCAGCCGGTGTGCGACGTCCGCGCGTGCACCACGTGAGCACCGCCTACGTCGCCGGCGGACGGCGCGACGGCACGGTCTTTGAAGACGAGCTCGACGACTCGGCGGGCTTCGAGAACTACTACGAGGCGTCCAAGTACGACGCCGAGGTCCTGGTCCGCTCCTGGGCGCGACGGCACCACCGCCCGGTCAACGTGTACCGACCGAGCCTGCTGCTGACCGACCTACCGATTCCCGACGGCGCGCCGGGCCACACGTTCGCCACCCTGGCCCGCATCGCTTCACCGTTCCTCGGCGACGGCCCGGTAGCACCGAGCCCGCTGCTCACGGCGGCCGACACCTACCTGTCCGGGATGCCAGGAAGCGACACGTCGCTGCCGCTCCCGTTGCCGGGTCGGGCGAACGGCACGATCAACTGCCTGCCGGTCGAGCACGCGGTGCGCATGATGCTCGCCGTCGCGGCCCGACCACCGGCGAACCTGGTCGACACCTACCACCTGGTCAGCCCGCACGAGACCGCCAACACCGACCTGCTGGCGGCCATCGCGCACCACCTGCCCCGGATGAGCCTGACCTTCGGTTCCCCGCCCGTCGCTCCGTCCCCGGTCCAACGGCTGTTCTACGACGTCGTGTCGCCGTTCCTGAGCTTCTTTCGCCACGACCGCCGCTACGACCGCCGTCACCTCGGCGAGGCCACGAAGGGTATCGCCGACCCGGCACCGCCGGACACCGCCTATCTCCGAGCCGCGGTGGGTTCCTACCTGTACCACCGCTAG
- a CDS encoding SDR family NAD(P)-dependent oxidoreductase — translation MTHVRAVLADHPVAIVGMAGVFPGARDVQEFWTNVTRGVDCITEVPETHWRSADHYDPDPNAEDKTYCRRGGFLPSLRFDPVEFGMPPATIESTGVVQLVSLLVARDVLRDAGCDRDWFDPARTGVVLGYSGAPSIAQMLVPRLHLPVLRAVLRQSGVDEQRSTEIAERFRDFYLPWSEDSFPGMLGNVIAGRVANRMNLGGMNCTVDAACASSLAAVRMAVTELVEHRADLMITGGCDADNSITSFVSFCRTPALSRSETVRPFDARADGTLIGEGVGMLALKRLDDAVAHGDRVYAVIRGIGSASDGGATSIYAPKHDGQATTLRRAYADADCSPATVGLFEAHGTGTPVGDEVELQALATVLTEAGAEPRRVALGTVKSQIGHLKGAAGAAGLIKAALALHHKVLPPTINVDTPTESLTRDDAPCYLNTTTRPWAQDARGPKRAGVSAFGFGGTNFHVVLEEHGEPPLTTGHRGATAHLWACADPALLRFEVAGGAEWDDTQAVPETHARVGFVAVDPRDFDELRSLTLDLLDARADEQEWNHLRGVHYRRRALPGRPKIAALFAGQGSQYVGMGLWQILGVPSVRQSFDTACRFTPDLADVVFPPPGAGDAEAVLRRTEHAQPAIGALSAGQYRFLRDCGLRPDGVLGHSFGELTALWAAGSLVDDDFHRLARARGAAMRPPATSTADPGAMVAVTATAATVEEMIRTEPDLLICNHNAPDQVVVGGATAAVERFARSCGAASVVAVRLPVACAFHTPHVDHAVPVFADAVQGVELRPPATPVYSNVAGAEYGADVEANRRLLVEQLRRPVDFAGRVRQLYREGFRVFVEFGPKQILTHLVRRTLDADDVVAVHTDGGPGRDDMQLKSAALRLAVLGLSVRGINRHAPRATPTKPPSAASVVLRGTWYLSEERRQAQNDLLEAPRPDPIQVPHPLPTAEPAPAHDDWARVAAEHVALHQRYLDGQLQVAEHLVRHVERPDLAAGVAAVAQHSIAMGQAHIRANEVLSTLLGPAGADPGLAPTPSPTPIAPPVLEPPRPAPDCPVTLPALAPPPAPAPAQAPRPMSIEDVDPDELRETLLRVVADKTGYHVDMLEPDLDLQTDLGIDSLKRAEILSELWKRYPVRSLDGMGIQQFVEIRTLNDTVELLVGLRGQLFGEDADDADVVRSEVRLVPLPEMDVVESAYHHEPRAVLVDDRGDLCRALAAALTVRGWRVHALPHADWTEDSLAAALDAVLAEAGRVDLVVAPDASVDETAPDAVRRHAHALLTAKRLLDPLCATAATGARAAFLAVSLGRGVPTSALGGLAKTLAHEAPQLFCRSVVLSAELSAERAAQAALRELDDAATDVNEVFHDGVDRRVARLVPLPSTPAPHPALDRDDVVVVTGGARGITSSCVVALAHRAPCHFVLLGRTGREDEPAWVTGVPTDGLPAALLDHLRGTGKVLPPAKFEALVAAARARREVEDTLAALAGAGATAEYVAVDVTDRDAVIAALAPHAGRVTALVHGAAEINDGPLRGKGLADVERVLAAKVVGLHNVLGALDPLRLRHLVLFASVVGLIGNTGQADYAVANGVANRFAHDWQAAHPRCRVVAINWGPWRGGMITETLRAGLEMAGTRVMSKEAGSARFVEEVFADRGTGSPVVVVSTPIALPAPSAPLPPTGRRVVRRLDHLVAEPVLRDHTIDEYPVLPLTGAVGWCANVLEHLQPGEHVVECRDFAVHKGLVFDGDERSAFTAEVLPAEGGALRVTITSVGPDDRRTPRYAGTFVTSRRVSRDQERGRAWHEELAAPPTPRPEYFDVLFCGPTLRGLRRVLAEDDSGMVLECAVPDTDLAAGAFAGRLHSTVLADQLVQAAGLFVVKRHDSVCLPVGVATWRMSDRLPAEEPFVIEVRSPGEDGLEVRVDVTASAADGRVLQRVSGLKMLRMPHPSTWRPAAGVVR, via the coding sequence ATGACCCACGTTCGTGCCGTACTCGCCGACCACCCCGTCGCCATCGTCGGGATGGCAGGTGTCTTCCCCGGCGCACGCGACGTCCAGGAGTTCTGGACCAACGTCACCAGGGGCGTCGACTGCATCACCGAGGTGCCGGAGACCCACTGGCGCAGCGCCGACCACTACGACCCCGACCCGAACGCCGAGGACAAGACGTACTGCCGGCGTGGCGGGTTCCTGCCCAGCCTGCGGTTCGACCCGGTCGAGTTCGGCATGCCCCCGGCGACGATCGAATCGACCGGGGTCGTGCAGCTGGTCAGCCTGCTGGTCGCCCGCGACGTCCTGCGCGACGCGGGCTGCGACCGCGACTGGTTCGACCCGGCGCGCACCGGCGTCGTGCTCGGCTACTCGGGTGCGCCGTCGATCGCGCAGATGCTGGTGCCCCGCCTGCACCTGCCGGTGCTGCGGGCCGTGCTGCGGCAGTCCGGTGTGGACGAACAACGCAGTACCGAGATCGCGGAGCGGTTCCGTGACTTCTACCTGCCGTGGTCGGAGGACTCGTTCCCCGGAATGCTCGGCAACGTCATCGCGGGCCGCGTCGCGAACCGGATGAACCTGGGCGGGATGAACTGCACGGTCGACGCGGCCTGCGCCAGCTCGCTGGCCGCGGTGCGGATGGCCGTCACCGAACTCGTGGAGCACCGGGCCGACCTGATGATCACCGGTGGCTGCGACGCCGACAACTCGATCACCTCGTTCGTCAGCTTCTGCCGCACGCCGGCCCTGTCGCGCAGCGAGACCGTCCGCCCGTTCGACGCCCGCGCCGACGGCACCCTGATCGGCGAGGGCGTCGGGATGCTGGCGCTGAAGCGGCTCGACGACGCCGTCGCGCACGGGGACCGGGTCTACGCGGTCATCCGCGGCATCGGCTCGGCCAGCGACGGCGGCGCCACCAGCATCTACGCGCCCAAGCACGACGGGCAGGCGACCACCCTGCGCCGGGCCTACGCCGACGCGGACTGCTCACCCGCCACGGTCGGCCTGTTCGAGGCGCACGGCACCGGCACCCCCGTCGGCGACGAGGTGGAGCTTCAGGCGCTCGCCACGGTGCTCACCGAGGCCGGCGCCGAGCCCCGGCGGGTGGCGCTGGGCACGGTGAAGTCCCAGATCGGGCACCTGAAGGGCGCGGCGGGCGCGGCCGGGCTGATCAAGGCCGCGCTGGCCCTGCACCACAAGGTGCTGCCGCCCACGATCAACGTCGACACCCCGACCGAATCGCTCACCCGCGACGACGCCCCCTGCTACCTCAACACCACCACGCGGCCGTGGGCGCAGGACGCCCGCGGTCCGAAGAGGGCCGGTGTCTCCGCGTTCGGGTTCGGCGGCACCAACTTCCACGTCGTGCTGGAAGAGCACGGCGAACCACCGCTGACCACCGGCCACCGGGGCGCGACGGCGCACCTATGGGCGTGCGCCGACCCGGCACTGCTCCGCTTCGAGGTCGCCGGTGGCGCCGAGTGGGACGACACCCAGGCGGTGCCCGAAACCCACGCGCGGGTGGGATTCGTCGCCGTGGATCCCCGTGACTTCGACGAACTACGGTCGCTGACCCTGGACCTGCTCGACGCGCGTGCCGACGAGCAGGAGTGGAACCACCTGCGCGGGGTGCACTACCGGCGTCGCGCGCTGCCCGGCCGGCCCAAGATCGCCGCGCTGTTCGCCGGCCAGGGCAGCCAGTACGTCGGCATGGGGCTCTGGCAGATCTTGGGCGTGCCTTCGGTGCGGCAGTCGTTCGACACCGCCTGCCGGTTCACGCCGGACCTGGCGGACGTGGTCTTCCCGCCGCCGGGGGCGGGTGACGCCGAGGCCGTCCTGCGCCGCACCGAGCACGCCCAGCCGGCGATCGGCGCGTTGTCCGCCGGGCAGTACCGGTTCCTGCGCGACTGCGGCCTGCGCCCCGACGGCGTGCTCGGGCACAGCTTCGGCGAGCTGACCGCCCTGTGGGCGGCGGGTTCACTGGTCGACGACGACTTCCACCGGCTCGCCCGTGCCCGAGGTGCGGCGATGCGGCCACCCGCGACCTCCACCGCCGACCCCGGCGCGATGGTCGCGGTGACGGCCACCGCCGCCACCGTCGAGGAGATGATCCGCACCGAACCCGACCTGCTGATCTGCAACCACAACGCACCGGACCAGGTCGTGGTGGGCGGTGCGACGGCCGCCGTCGAGCGGTTCGCCCGGTCGTGCGGCGCCGCGAGCGTCGTGGCGGTGCGGCTGCCGGTGGCATGCGCGTTCCACACCCCCCACGTCGACCACGCCGTGCCGGTGTTCGCCGACGCCGTGCAGGGGGTGGAACTGCGCCCGCCGGCCACGCCGGTCTACAGCAACGTCGCCGGCGCGGAGTACGGCGCCGACGTCGAGGCGAACCGACGGCTGCTCGTGGAGCAGCTCCGCCGCCCCGTCGACTTCGCCGGCCGCGTCCGGCAGCTGTACCGGGAGGGGTTCCGGGTCTTCGTCGAGTTCGGGCCCAAGCAGATCCTCACCCACCTCGTCCGGCGGACCCTCGACGCGGACGACGTCGTCGCCGTGCACACCGACGGCGGTCCGGGCCGCGACGACATGCAGCTCAAGTCTGCCGCGCTGAGGCTGGCGGTGCTCGGGCTGTCGGTGCGCGGCATCAACAGGCACGCGCCACGCGCCACGCCCACCAAGCCGCCGTCGGCAGCCTCGGTGGTGCTGCGCGGCACCTGGTACCTGTCCGAGGAACGGCGACAGGCGCAGAACGACCTACTGGAAGCCCCGCGCCCTGATCCGATCCAGGTTCCGCACCCGCTCCCGACCGCCGAGCCGGCACCCGCCCACGACGACTGGGCGCGTGTCGCCGCGGAGCACGTCGCGCTGCACCAGCGCTACCTCGACGGCCAGTTGCAGGTGGCCGAGCACCTGGTCCGGCACGTCGAACGGCCCGACCTGGCGGCGGGGGTCGCCGCCGTCGCGCAGCACAGCATCGCGATGGGACAGGCCCACATCCGGGCGAACGAGGTGCTGAGCACCCTCCTCGGCCCTGCGGGCGCCGACCCCGGACTGGCGCCGACACCGAGCCCGACGCCGATCGCGCCACCCGTCCTCGAACCACCGCGTCCGGCGCCGGACTGCCCGGTCACCCTGCCCGCCCTCGCACCACCTCCCGCTCCCGCCCCGGCACAGGCCCCTCGTCCGATGTCGATCGAAGACGTCGACCCGGACGAGCTGAGAGAGACCCTGCTCCGGGTCGTGGCGGACAAGACCGGCTACCACGTCGACATGCTCGAACCGGACCTCGACCTCCAAACCGACCTGGGCATCGACTCGCTCAAGCGCGCCGAGATCCTCAGCGAGCTGTGGAAGCGGTACCCGGTGCGCAGCCTGGACGGCATGGGCATCCAGCAGTTCGTCGAGATCCGCACGCTCAACGACACCGTCGAACTCCTCGTCGGCCTGCGGGGACAGCTGTTCGGCGAGGACGCCGACGACGCCGACGTGGTGCGCTCCGAAGTCCGGCTGGTCCCGCTGCCCGAGATGGACGTCGTCGAGAGCGCCTACCACCACGAGCCCCGGGCGGTGCTCGTGGACGACCGCGGGGACCTGTGCCGAGCCCTGGCCGCCGCGCTCACAGTCCGCGGGTGGCGCGTGCACGCGCTGCCGCACGCGGACTGGACCGAGGACTCCCTGGCCGCGGCGCTGGACGCGGTGCTCGCCGAGGCAGGTCGCGTGGACCTCGTGGTCGCGCCGGACGCGAGCGTCGACGAGACCGCGCCCGACGCGGTCCGCCGCCACGCGCACGCCCTGCTGACCGCCAAGCGGCTGCTGGACCCGCTGTGCGCCACCGCAGCGACCGGCGCGCGCGCCGCGTTCCTCGCGGTCAGCCTGGGGCGCGGCGTGCCCACCTCGGCGCTCGGCGGACTGGCCAAGACCCTGGCGCACGAAGCGCCGCAGTTGTTCTGCCGGTCGGTGGTGCTGTCGGCCGAGCTGTCCGCCGAACGCGCGGCCCAGGCGGCGTTGCGGGAGCTGGACGACGCGGCCACCGACGTGAACGAGGTCTTCCACGACGGCGTCGACCGCCGGGTCGCCCGGCTGGTCCCGCTGCCGTCGACCCCGGCGCCGCACCCGGCGCTCGACCGGGACGACGTGGTCGTGGTGACCGGCGGCGCGCGCGGCATCACCTCGTCGTGCGTGGTCGCACTGGCCCACCGGGCGCCGTGTCACTTCGTACTGCTCGGTCGCACAGGGCGGGAGGACGAGCCCGCGTGGGTGACGGGAGTCCCGACCGACGGCCTGCCCGCCGCCCTGCTGGACCACCTACGGGGCACCGGCAAGGTCCTGCCGCCCGCGAAGTTCGAGGCCCTGGTAGCCGCCGCGCGAGCCCGACGCGAGGTCGAGGACACCCTCGCCGCGCTGGCCGGGGCCGGCGCCACGGCCGAGTACGTCGCGGTCGACGTCACCGACCGCGACGCCGTCATCGCCGCGCTCGCGCCGCACGCCGGCCGGGTCACCGCCCTGGTCCACGGCGCTGCCGAGATCAACGACGGCCCCCTGCGGGGCAAGGGCCTCGCGGACGTGGAACGGGTCCTCGCCGCCAAGGTCGTGGGCCTGCACAACGTGCTCGGCGCGCTGGACCCGTTGCGGTTGCGGCACCTGGTGTTGTTCGCGTCGGTCGTGGGGCTGATCGGCAACACGGGGCAGGCCGACTACGCCGTGGCCAACGGCGTGGCCAACCGGTTCGCCCACGACTGGCAGGCGGCACACCCGCGGTGCCGGGTGGTCGCGATCAACTGGGGTCCCTGGCGCGGCGGCATGATCACCGAGACGCTGCGGGCGGGCCTGGAGATGGCCGGCACGCGGGTGATGAGCAAGGAGGCTGGCTCGGCCCGGTTCGTGGAGGAGGTGTTCGCCGACCGCGGCACGGGGTCCCCGGTGGTCGTGGTCTCCACACCGATCGCGCTGCCCGCGCCCTCGGCGCCGCTGCCCCCGACCGGCCGCCGGGTCGTGCGCCGACTCGACCACCTCGTCGCCGAGCCGGTGCTGCGCGACCACACCATCGACGAGTACCCGGTGCTGCCGCTGACCGGCGCGGTGGGCTGGTGCGCCAACGTGCTCGAACACCTCCAGCCCGGTGAGCACGTCGTGGAGTGCCGCGACTTCGCCGTGCACAAGGGCCTGGTCTTCGACGGCGACGAGCGGTCCGCGTTCACCGCGGAGGTGCTGCCCGCCGAAGGCGGAGCGCTGCGCGTGACCATCACCAGCGTCGGCCCGGACGACCGCCGCACACCTCGGTACGCCGGGACCTTCGTGACGAGCAGGCGCGTGTCGCGCGACCAGGAGCGCGGCCGGGCCTGGCACGAGGAGCTGGCCGCACCGCCGACGCCGCGCCCGGAGTACTTCGACGTGCTGTTCTGCGGCCCCACCCTGCGCGGGCTGCGCCGCGTGCTGGCCGAGGACGACTCCGGGATGGTCCTGGAGTGCGCGGTGCCCGACACCGACCTGGCCGCGGGCGCCTTCGCGGGCCGCCTGCACAGCACGGTGCTGGCCGACCAGCTCGTGCAGGCCGCCGGGCTGTTCGTCGTCAAGCGGCACGACTCGGTGTGCCTGCCGGTCGGCGTCGCGACCTGGCGGATGTCCGACCGGCTGCCCGCCGAGGAGCCGTTCGTCATCGAGGTCCGGTCGCCGGGGGAGGACGGCCTGGAGGTGCGGGTCGACGTGACCGCGTCGGCCGCCGACGGCCGCGTCCTGCAACGCGTGTCGGGGCTGAAGATGCTGCGGATGCCCCACCCCTCGACGTGGCGACCGGCGGCCGGGGTCGTGCGGTGA
- a CDS encoding PfaD family polyunsaturated fatty acid/polyketide biosynthesis protein, whose amino-acid sequence MTAVVVDDAVRHDPEGIRRVLEALDRPCFIVRTGRGIGASTRYPATPGLSLLASAPAVPPERLGDSGFARHHGTRFPLMAGSMAHGIASVALVTAMARAGFLASYGAAAVPLRDVGAAVARLAREIPGLPFAVNFIHDGRDERGMVELIRCLTRHRVRCLEVSGNMLISKEVLHYRLSGITEDRSGAVVPANRLIAKVAHPDIALRFLRPVDRAQVDELVAEGRLTADEARLAERLPLADDITVEADSGGHTDGRPLAVLFPAIVALRDQVQRQHRYAAPVRIGAAGGIGTPHAALAAFALGAAYVVTGSINQACVEAGTSDAARRMLAAAGITDFESAPSPVAFEAGTTVQVLRAASRFPVHARRLHQLYEHHDGLDALPAQERDRLERVFRYDLDEVWRQAVEHKMTTDPAAVTRATADPKRAMAMVFRWYLAMSSRWAVAGEPDREADYQIWCGPAMGAFNDWVRGSHLEQWSNRRVAEVNRHLLRGAAHLARLNQLTLAGVRLPQEWTRYRIERENTP is encoded by the coding sequence GTGACCGCCGTCGTGGTGGACGACGCCGTCCGTCACGACCCCGAGGGCATTCGGCGGGTCCTGGAGGCGCTGGACCGGCCCTGCTTCATCGTGCGGACCGGGCGCGGGATCGGTGCGAGCACCCGGTACCCGGCGACACCGGGGCTGTCACTGCTGGCCAGCGCGCCCGCCGTGCCACCGGAACGCCTCGGCGACAGTGGGTTCGCCCGCCACCACGGCACCCGCTTCCCCCTCATGGCCGGGTCGATGGCGCACGGCATCGCCTCCGTCGCCCTGGTCACCGCGATGGCCAGGGCGGGGTTCCTCGCCTCCTACGGAGCCGCTGCGGTGCCCTTGCGCGACGTGGGCGCCGCGGTGGCCCGGCTGGCCAGGGAGATCCCCGGCCTGCCCTTCGCCGTCAACTTTATCCACGACGGCCGTGACGAGCGGGGCATGGTCGAGCTGATCCGCTGCCTCACCCGCCACCGGGTGCGCTGCCTGGAGGTGTCGGGGAACATGCTGATCAGCAAGGAGGTGCTGCACTACCGGCTGTCCGGCATCACCGAAGACCGCTCCGGCGCGGTCGTCCCGGCCAACCGCCTGATCGCCAAGGTCGCGCACCCCGACATCGCCCTTCGCTTCCTGCGCCCGGTCGACCGCGCGCAGGTGGACGAGTTGGTCGCCGAAGGCCGGCTCACCGCCGACGAGGCCCGGCTCGCCGAACGGCTGCCCCTGGCCGACGACATCACCGTGGAGGCCGACTCCGGTGGGCACACCGACGGGCGTCCGCTCGCCGTGCTGTTCCCGGCCATCGTCGCGCTGCGCGACCAGGTTCAGCGGCAGCACCGCTACGCCGCGCCGGTCCGCATCGGCGCCGCCGGCGGGATCGGCACGCCGCACGCCGCACTCGCCGCCTTCGCCCTCGGCGCGGCGTACGTCGTCACGGGCTCGATCAACCAGGCGTGTGTGGAGGCGGGCACCTCCGACGCGGCACGGCGGATGCTCGCCGCCGCCGGGATCACCGACTTCGAGTCCGCGCCGTCACCCGTGGCATTCGAGGCGGGCACCACCGTCCAGGTCCTGCGGGCGGCCAGCCGGTTTCCCGTGCACGCCCGGCGCCTGCACCAGCTCTACGAGCACCACGACGGCCTCGACGCCCTCCCGGCGCAGGAACGGGACCGGCTGGAGCGGGTGTTCCGGTACGACCTGGACGAGGTCTGGCGGCAGGCCGTGGAGCACAAGATGACCACCGACCCCGCAGCCGTCACCCGGGCCACCGCCGACCCCAAGCGCGCCATGGCGATGGTGTTCCGCTGGTACCTGGCGATGTCCTCGCGCTGGGCGGTCGCGGGCGAGCCGGACCGCGAGGCGGACTACCAGATCTGGTGCGGCCCGGCGATGGGCGCCTTCAACGACTGGGTGCGCGGCTCCCACCTGGAGCAGTGGTCGAACCGCCGGGTCGCCGAGGTCAACCGGCACCTCCTGCGCGGAGCCGCGCACCTGGCGCGCCTCAACCAACTCACCCTCGCCGGCGTCCGGCTGCCACAGGAGTGGACGCGCTACCGCATCGAACGGGAGAACACACCGTGA